ATAAGGATAGGCAACAGCTAAAGCAAGTTCGGTAGCAGCCATGGCATCAAAAGCATTTCCTCCCTTTTCTAAAATAGCTACACCAATTTTAGAAGCTTCTTCACGGGCAGATACAACCATTGCTTTTTCAACAATTAATCCTTTAACTTCTTTTTTACATGAAATAGTAAAAAGAGTAAATAAAAATAAGATGGTTAGTTTTTTCATATACTTATAACAATGCGATTTTTTCTTTACAAAAGTTTTGTAATTCTATAAAAAATGTGGTGAAATCTTGTTCAAATTGGCCATAATGATTTAACAGATCTTCAGTGGCAAGATTCATCTGAGATTTTCCTTCTGTGCGACGATTCATTCCGTTTAATACTTCTTGAATTCCTTTAGCAAACTGGTAGTTGTATAGCCAATTATATTGAATCATATAAGGAAGCATTTCTTGAGTTCTTTCAGGAAGAATATGGTTGTGTTCTTGGAGTAAGTTGTATACTGAGTTTACAAATACTCCTAAAGGAATTTGAGAATAATTTTTCCAGTTTTTAGCTAGGAAGTGATCGTAAAAAATATCAATAATAACTCCGTCGTAATGTCGGTAACGTTCATGAAGTCTACGCTTGCTTTTTCTAACTATAGGATGCGCATCTGTAAAAGTATCAATACTACGATGTAGTAAGATGCCTTTTTGTATATTTTCAGAAAAATGGGAAAACTGATTTCCTTTTACATGATCAGCAATAAAATTACCAATCATTAACTCTTTATTATCACCCGAAAGGTATAAGTGCGCCAAAAAATTCATTTGATAAATGTAAACAAAAAACCACAACTAAAAAGTTGTGGTTTAAAATAGATGTTAACATCTCTAATTTTTTGAAGGAGTATGTTTTAAAATTTCTAATAAATACTTCCAGAATTTTTGTGTTGATGAGATTTGAGCGCGTTCATCTGGAGAGTGTGCTCCTCGAATGTTTGGACCAAAAGAAATCATATCCATTTTAGGATAGTTAGTTCCTAAAATACCACATTCTAATCCGGCATGACAAGCAGCTACGTGTGGTTGCTCTCCGTTGTTCATTTGAATATATAAGTCTCTTAATACTTTTAAGATTTCTGAATTTACATTTGGTAGCCATCCAGGATACGATCCAGAGAACTCTACGTTGAAACCAGCTAATTCAAAAGCAGCACGTAATGAATTGGCTAAATCCCATTTGTTAGTTTCTGAAGAAGAACGTGTTAAACATCCTACTTTAATGGCTCCGTCTTTAACAATTACACGGGCAATATTGTTTGAAGTTTCTACTAAGTCTTCAATATCTGGACTCATACGGTATACTCCATTTAAAGCAGTATATATTGCTTTGATTAATCCTTCTTGTACACCTAAATCCATAATAGAAGCTGGAGATGCAACTTCTTTAATTTCTATAGTTAAGTTTTCTTCTAAAGAAGCAAACTCCTCTTTAATTGTATTGATAAGCTCATTGATTTCAAATAAGAAAGGTTCTTTAGAAACAGTGTCAATTACAATGGTAGCAAAACTTTCACGAGGAATAGCGTTACGTAAACTACCACCATTAATTTCAGCAATACGTAATCCGTAATTTGTAAACCCGTCAAATAACAAACGGTTCATGATTTTATTTGCATTTCCTAAACCTTTATGAATATCCATTCCTGAATGTCCACCATTTAAACCTGTAACAGAAATTTCAAAAGCGGTGGTGTTTTCAGAAGTTACTTCTTCTTGGTAGGTTCTTGTTGCAGTAATATCAACCCCTCCGGCACAACCAATTCCTATTTCATCATCTTCTTCTGTGTCTAAGTTTAATAAGATTTCACCAGTTAACAAGCCTCCTTCTAATCCCATTGCACCAGTCATACCGGTCTCTTCATCAATTGTAAAAAGAGCTTCAATTGCTGGGTGTGCAATATCTGTAGAAGATAATACAGCCATAATAGAAGCTACTCCCAAACCATTGTCGGCTCCTAAAGTAGTTCCTTGAGCTTTTACCCAATCACCATCTACAAACATTTTGATTCCTTCTGTATCAAAGTCAAATTCTGTATCAGCATTTTTCTGACAAACCATATCTAGATGGCTTTGCATTACTACAGTTTTTCGATCTTCCATTCCAGAAGTTGCAGGTTTACGAATGATTACGTTTCCTACCTTGTCTACTTGAGTTTCTAGGTCTAAACTTTTACCAAAGTCAACCATAAATTGAATGACTCTTTCTTCTTTTTTAGATGGACGTGGAACTGAATTTAAATCAGCAAAGTGATTCCAAACAGCCTTAGGTTCTAAGTTTCTTATTTCTGAACTCATTGTGAATTGTTTGTTTAATTTTTGTAGGTTCAAAGGTACGTTTTTAGACTTTTAAGACAAAAGATAAAAGCAGAAAGAGTGTATGTCTTTTTTCTTGCTTTGAAGCTTCTTATTGTTGTAATTTTGCAACATGGATTTCTCTTCAAAACTTTTAGAAAATGCAGTAAATGAAGTAAGTCGATTGCCTGGAATTGGTAAGCGAACTGCTTTACGTTTGGTACTGCATTTATTAAAGCAACCATCTGAAAATACAAAGTATTTAACAGAGGCTTTGTCAACTTTGCGCAATGAAGTAAAATCATGTAAAAAATGTCATAATATTTCAGATACTATTTTGTGTGAAATATGTGCTAACCCGAACAGACATACAGAGGTAATTTGTGTAGTTGAGGATATCCGCGATGTAATGGCTATTGAAAACACAGCGCAGTTTAAAGGTTTGTATCACGTATTAGGGGGGAAGATTTCTCCTATGGAAGGAATTGGTCCGCAGAACTTACAAATAGAAAGTTTGGTAGAAAAAGTACGTAATGGAGAAGTAAAAGAATTGATTTTTGCGTTGAGTTCTACGATGGAGGGAGATACAACCAATTTTTATATTTATAAACAAATTGAAAAATACAATATTACAACATCGACTATTGCAAGAGGAATCTCTGTGGGAGATGAGTTGGAATATGCAGATGAAGTTACTTTAGGACGAAGTATTGTAAATAGAATCCCATTCGAAAATAGTTTGAAGTCTTAAGTTTGGTTAAAATAAAAGGAGTGTAAAAAACACTCCCTAATTTATACAATTTTGCCAATCATTCCCCAACATGAATGATTTGTTCAAGTGGACGTTCAAGAATGTATATCCTTACAAATATTATTAATAGTTAAGGTTGTATTTCATATTATGAACTTAATTATTTTAAACGTTTTCTTTAAATTTTATAAATGACCTAGAATGATTTATCAATAAACTCATTTACGCTAGAAGGTAATAGTTTTTTATGACCGTTTAATTGTTCTATAATTTGAACATCCTTATCAAAGTATCTTTTTTGGATAAAAATAGCAGGTTTTCGTAAGTCCGTTCGATACTCTATTAATGAATAGATTTTCTGATTAGCGTTGTAGTAAACGATAATTCGAGCCTCTGAAAAACCAAGTTTAGGATAAAAATAGGTAATGGTTTGAAGTTTATTTCCCTTTAAATCTTTTTCAACTTGATGAGAATATTTGGACGCACAGGAAATAATGCATGTAGTTTTGTTGGAATCTATTAAACTATCTACTTTCTTTTTATAATGATTAGAATGTTGTTTAACCATTAAACTATCAACTATACCTTTGCTATTTTCATTGTGTGTTATTTTTTGTTGACAGGATAACGCTATTAAAAATATTACTATATAAAATACATTATGCTTCATAACTGTTTAATAACTTTAAGTAGTAACTAGTTAAAAATAAAGGGGGTAAGTGTTTTTATTAAGAAAGGAAACTTCCATAAATATGGATGAATACAAAACTAAAATATAAACTATCCCGAAATCATTGGCCAAATTACTTCAACAACTAGTTTGTAAATTATAACTCCAAGTAAACCTCCAATAAATAAGCTTTTTGTGTTTTTTTGTGGTTGTTCTTTTTTCATAATGCATTGATGGATTTTAGTTGATAGCACTTAATATTTATACAGAGTAATTTGTGCTATTGGTGCTAATGTAATAATTTACTTTTAGGTTTGAAGATTTAGAGAGGTATTTCTTTTATGAATTGAATGTATTGGTTTCACTACATAGAATTGATGATTCACAACAGTTACTTAAAAGTAGTGAATTATCCACGGTACATTTGGAGTAATTATACTAATTATTAACCAAATAAAATTTAAAAAAAATGAGTGTACCAACTTACGGATCATTACAGAACCAAATGAACAAAGAGTATCGTTGTAATCATGCAGCTCAACTAAAAAAAAGTTATGAATCTCCAGAATGTTTAATGAATTTTGTTGAGCAAAGCAATGGTTCATATGGTATAAAGAATGTCAAGAACAACGAATATTTTGATAGTAGCATAACAACAATGACTAAGAAAGTTAGCGGGGCAAGTGAGCAATGGCGATTATTAGCGTTGCCAGATGTTGAAAATGGATACTATGTTCAAAACGTAAAGAATAATGAGTTTATGACCAGTAGTGCAAGTCAATTAAGCTCTAAAGCAGGAAGTAAAGAAATTTGGATTATTGAAGAAAGACAATCTTAATTTTCTAATAAAAAAAGAGGGGAGAAGTACTCCTCTTTTTTGTTATGATTAATAATCTTAAATTTTTTGATTAGTTTTAGGGTTATTAACGAAAGCTAGGCATGGCGATCAATTCAAAGTCAAATGAAAGTTACACCAGAAAAGAACGAAAAAGTAGCACAAATGATATTTTCATCTATTTATCCATTGTATTTGAATAGATTAGAAAAAAATGGAAGAACAAAAGAAGAGCTGGACCAAGTACTTGAATGGTTTACAGGTTTTGATAAAGATACGTTACAAGGACTTATCGATGAGCAGGTGACATTTGGGACATTTTTTAAGCGAGCAAACATACATGCAAATGCCCACTTGATTAAAGGTGTTGTTTGTGGGTATAGAATTGAAGAGATAGCCGATGAATTTGAGGTGTATAAGCAATGTAGGCAAATGGAAAAGCTTATAGATGAATTGGCAAGAGGACGTAAAATGGAAAAAATTTTACGTCAAGAAAAGAAATAATTCAAGAGGAATAAAAATAAAAAAAGTACAGTTTAATCTAATCTTAGTTATAAATTAGAAAGATTGTAAACTAAAAGAGATCCCCTTTAATAGTAAAGGGGAAAGAAAGTTTTGTAATCTATATTTTAGGGCTAGCGCTCAAGTTCTGTGAAAAAGCCATCTGCTTGTGCTTCAAAGTCAAGTTTCAGTTTTGTATTAGACAAAATAATAATATCTCCTTTTCTAATATTGTTAATATACAAGGCTTTTTTATCTCCATTTTGTTGTATAGTGTATTTATAAGTGCCAGTAGTAGGTTCAATAGCTGTGTTTATATTGTTTTCAATAAATACAGTATTCTTTTTGGTGTTAAAAGTCCACACAACATCTCCTGCGTTAAAGTTGGAGTTTGCCGCAAACCCGCCGTAGATTTTTTTAAGATTCCATGTTCCACTGATGTTTTTAGCCTCTGCAAATTCATCATTGTTACTACAACTTAAAAATAAAATAGTACTCGAAATAAGAAGTAAACTGAGTATTCTAATTTTCATAGTTAAATATTTAATAGTTCATTAGGGTAGATGAAAAAAATTGAATAAGGTTGCGTGGATTTCAAGATAATTGCTTGTTGGTATATGTTTATGTATTTCAGTTGAATAAAAATTGAGTTTTATTTTTAACATCTTGCATTAAAAAAGCACAGGTATAAAACTGTGCTTTTTTGTGAAAGTGTTCTATTTTAAAGAATAAGTTAAGCTGTGGCAGGTATTACCATAAACGGAATTGTTAATTGGTGTCCTAAGTTTGCAATTACAGGTTCTCTAAATAATTTTTCAAAAAAACCATGCTTATATTTTATCATTGTTAAAATATCAACTTCCTCATTTTTGATAAAATTGATAATTTCATCTGTTTTGTTAGTGTATTGAGGAATTTCAACATAAGCATGATCCATATCTTTTAAATGTCCTTTTAATGCTTCTAGATTTTCCTTTTGACTTTCATTTAAATTAGGAGCTGTTTGAATATGAAGAACATGAATGTTAGATTTGTGTAAGTTGGCTAAATCTTTAATTTCGTTTAACTCAGAACTATTGTATAGACGTTTAAGTCCACTAGAAAAACCAATATTTTTTGGTGTAGTATACTTCAAGTCATTTGGGATTGCCAACACCGGACATTTAGAAAGTTTACTAATAATTTCTACGGTGTTACTTCCTAAGAATATCTCTTTTGCTCCAGTTGCTCCTTTGGTTCCCATTACAACTAAGTCTATTTGATGATTTTCTACGGCAATACTAACGGCTTGCTCAATATCATGGGTGCTTGTAGATGATTTAAAGCTATGTTTAGGGTTAGGATGTGTTTTTTCAATACGTTCTTGTAAATGTTTTAAATCTTTTAGAGCATTTTCTTGCATAACACGTGATAGCTTGTTAGAAAAAGAAGAAATTCTAGAAGATGTAACAGGTGCCGAATGAAGTAGATGAAAAGTGCAGGTTTCATTGGTAAAAAGATTCAGAATATATTTGGTAGCTGCCCAAGCATTTTCTGAAAAATCGGTGGGAATGAGTATATGTTTCATAATGGTTGCTTTTATGGTTTATAAATGAGACATCATTATTTGCTTACGTTTGCTGAGTTGCTTTTCTAAATCATTGACTGTATGTTTTACAGCAACTTGATAATTTTCTTCATTAGAAGAAGCAAATATTTGAGGTCCAGATTGACTTAAAATTATTTCACAAATTTTACCTTTTGCTGTAGGGGTATTTTCGTATTTGATAAAAACCTGTGCTTTTATAAGCCAATCGTACTTTTTGTAAAGTTTATGTAGCTTTTTCTCGATATAGTCTTGTAGGTTTTCACTTACAGGCATTTTTACAAATTCAATATGTACTTCCATGGTAATTTATTTTTAAATAGATACTCAAATTTACATGGAAGAAATAGGTAGAGGAATGATATATATCATGTTATATCATATATGATAAAGGTATATTTGTTAGAATTGTGTTGAATTGATGTAAAAAGATGGTCAAATCTATTTATATAATCAGTTATATGATGATGTTTTACATGAAAAAGGTTAGTTAATCCTGATTTTAGCTTTTTGTCGAATACTGAAAATTATTCCAACCAATAGCCCAACAAGTCCACCGAGATAACTGAAATTATGAATACAACCTACTAAAACAAATTGTTTGTGATGAATAAGGTTGTTAGGTAAATACCAATTAGTGGAAGTTTCTAAAAGAAAAAGTTTACCGTATAAAAAACCTAGAAAACTGGTAAGTAAAGAGATTCCTAAGGTTAAAAACAGTGCTTTCATTGTAATATAAAACATCCTTTTGTGATTGGAGTGAATCAATCCAGTTATACTAAGAAAAATGCCTATGATAAGGCCCACCCACCAGGTTGCTAATATACCTACAATGGTTACACCGATTCTGGGATTATTCATTATAATTTCTGGTGATTGAATAGTGTTAATGTTTTGCCCCAACCCCCAGTCTTCAAAACCAAATTGTATAAATTTAAACTTGGTATAATATTCTTTGGATATACTATAAGTTATATGGTCGTGAAGTACTCCGTACATACTTCCTAAAATAGTTGCAATGATGATAACTAAGCATAAAATAAAAGCTTTCTTCATATTTTAAGAAATAAACTATGGATTAATCATGAAAAAAGCGAAGGTTAAAACTTCGCTTTTTTCAATGTTTACTTTCTTTTAAAAGTAGTCGTTTCTGTGATGTTGTCTATAACGGTTTCACTTTTAAAAGTATTTGATTTATCGCTAAAAATGATGGTATAGACTTCTTTTATACCGGTACTTTTTTCAGTGAGTTCATAGGTGTCTGTTCCTTTTTTTACCCAAGTGGCATTAAAGGTGTTTTCTATAATACACTCGTTAGAATTGTCTTGGTTTCCGTAGTTAATAGCAGTAAAATTTCCGTTTTCAGAAACTGTAATAGTTGATTTATTGTTACAGGCATCTACTTCTTTACCGTTTTCAGAAAAGAAATACCAAGTTCCAACAAATGGGTCTAAAGTTTCAGTATTGTCTGAACAGGCGAATAATGAGATAGCAATTAATGCTAAACAGAGCAATTTTCTCATAATTTTAAGTTTATTGTTTTCTCTTGTAAACAGTAGTTTCAGTAACTTGGTCAATTACTTCTGTAAAAGTAAAAGTATTTCCATTATCACTGAAAGTTACTTTGTTAACGCGTTCTTCGGTACTTCCTTCATTTGTTAATCCGTAGTTACCATTCCCCTTGTTTGCCCAGTTTCCATTTGCAGTATTGTCAAGAATACATTGTTTGTCAACCATTTCATATCCAGTAAAGGTGTATTTTCCATTTTCAAGAATAATTACGGTAGATTTTTTTTTACACTCGTCAACTTCTACACCATTATCAGAAAAGTAATACCAATTTCCAACAAAGGGGTCTAAAGAATCATCAGAATCTGTACAAGCAAAAAAGCTCATAGCAACAAATGCTACTGATAGTAGTTTTTTCATAGCTTAATTTTTTATTGTTAATAATTTGAATGCGAATATATTTATTTTTTTTCATCATCCAAGAGTTCTTCTTCAAACTTATCCCAGCTTTTTTTAGCACGTATTTTTTTGTAAAATCGAACAGCTAGCATTAGCAAAATAGAGACTAATAAAATACCAACAACACCCCAAATCCAATTAATGGTGTCTTTTAGTACAACCAAAAAGACAATTGAAAAAAGTAGAATAGTTGCTACTTCATTCCATAAACGTAATTTAAAAGAGGTATACTTAATCTCGTTGCGCTGTAATTGATTGTATATTACTTGACAAAATCCATGGTATACATATAATACTAGTACAAAAGAAAGTTTAACTAACATCCAGCCTTCTTCTAAATACACTGGATGTTTATATAGCATCCAAAAGGCAAAAAAACTTGCCAATATTGCAGAAGGCCAAGTAATTATATACCACAAACGTTTTTGCATTAATTGATACTGAGTTTGTAAGATTTCTTTTGCTGGTTGCTCTTTTTTATCGGCTTCTACATGATATATAAATAAACGAACCATATAAAATAGCCCTGCAAACCATGTAACTACAAAAATGATGTGTAATGCTTTTACGTATAAGAAATCCATTTCAGTTTTTTTTCTAATTATTTTATCAATCGATTTGTTTGAGATGTTTAATTATTATCAAACTCGTTAATCCATTTAGCTAAGACGTCTACCCATTCATCATTATCATTAATACAAGGTACGGTATAGAATTCATCACCACCCGCTTCTAAAAATTCATGTTTACCTTCCATGGCAATTTCCTCTAGAGTTTCTAAACAATCAGAAACGAATGCAGGAGTTACGATAGCCAGTTTTTTGATACCATCCTTTTCTGCCTTGTTAACAATGGTTCTGTCTGTATAAGGTTGTAACCAAGGATCTACACCTAAACGCGATTGGAAAGAGGTAGATACTTTGTTTTCATCTAAACCTAATTCAGCCATAACATTCTTAGTAGTTTGATAACACTGATGTCTATAACAAAATTTATGAGCGTCTGAAGGGGTATTGCAACAAGCTAAATTACCAGCTTCTGGGTTACAATGAGACTTGGTAATATCTGATTTTCGAATATGTCTCTCAGGTACTCCGTGATACGAGAATAATAGATGGTCGTAGTCTTTATCTTTCAAGTAATCTTTAATACTATTCGATAATGCTTTGATATATTCTGGTTGGTTGTAAAAAGCAGGAACATCGGTTATTTTCATATCTGAAAAATGCTTTTTACGCAATTCTTCTGCTAATACTAAGATAGTTTCCGTAGTTGCCATAGCAAATTGCGGGTATAATGGCACTAGTAAAACATCTTTAACGCCTTTATCATATAATTCCTGCAACCCGCTTTGTAAAGAAGGGTTTCCGTAACGCATGGCTAAGGCAACAGGTAATTCTGTTTTAGCTTGCACCTTGTTTTGTAGTCTTTCAGAAAGCACAATTAAAGGAGAACCTTCTTTCCACCAAATTTTTTGATAAGCTTCAGCAGATTTTTTAGGTCGTGTATTTAAAATAATTCCTCTAACAATAAAAGCTCTTAACCAATATGGAACGTCGATAACACGCTCATCCATTAAAAACTGATCTAAGTACTTTTTTACATCTTTCGGATCTGTACTGTCTGGAGATCCTAAGTTTACTAATAAAACTCCTTTCATATTTCTAGTTTTGTTAATACGTATAACATAAACACATGTTTACGTTACATCGTTTGTAACAATAGTTTTGTTTCTCAATTGATTGGTTACTTCGTATAATGCAATAGATAAACTATGAATAACATTCATACTTGAGTTTCTACCATACATAGGTATAGCTACAGTGGCATCTACAACATCTATATTTTCAATTCCATGGCGTTCGCTTCCCAAAAGTAACACGATTTTTGAATGATTTTCAAAATTAAAATCTTGAATATTGATACTACTATCGGTAATTTCTATACCAATAATAGTGTTTCCTTCTTCTTTTAACTGTTTGATAAGCGTCTCAAAATTGTCATAACTATCATGTGCAATTTGTTGAATGGTATTGCGAGCAGTTTTCTTTACAATTCTATTCGTAATGTTTGGAGAATTTTCGTGTAAATATATTTTTTGAACGCCAAAACTTTCAGCAATACGAAAACACATTCCTATGTTTTCAGGTGTACGAATGGCATCACAAACAATAGTGATAGGAAAAGTTGTTTGGGTATTTTCTATTTCGTCGTGGGTTAATTGCTTCATCTAATTACTTTGTAATGATATGACGTATTGTTTTGGAGTAGTTCCGAACTTCTTTTTAAAAGCAGCAATAAAATGACTTGATGTGCTATAGCCAACTTGAAGTCCAACTTCATTTACATTTAATTGATTACTTTCAAGCAGTTTTCTAGCATGTTCCATCTTATAGTCAAATAAAAAGCTATATACAGTATCTCCGTAAATTTGTTTAAACCCCTCTTTTAACTTCTTTAAGTTTAAACCAACTTCATTTGCAAGCTCCTGTAGTGTTGGAGGCTCAGTCATTTGTGCTATGATAATGTCTTTCGCTTTTCTAATTTTTAAAACATCTCGTTCATCAACTAAAAAAGGACAATATTCGCCTTCATACATTTCATCTTTTTGAAAATACAGACTTAACAACTCGTAAATTTTACCTTTAACGTATAGGTTCTTTAATGAGCTATTAATATTAGCATTAATTAACTGTTGAAGTACTACTAACTCTGTTGGTTTAATAGTGGCATCTTCATAATATTTTCTATTGCGATTGTCTTCACTTAAAAAAGGGATAAAGGCAGCTTCATTAGAAAATAGTGAATGAAATTTTTTAATAGATATCACTAAAGATACTATTTGAGTTTTGGGTTGTAATTCTAAATTTATTGGTAGTTTTTGTTGAGGGTTGTACAATAAAATAGAATGTTTGTCTAATACGTCAAAAGTGTAGTTTCCGTTGTTAAAAAGGAAGGATGATTTACCTTTTATACAGAAATGTAATTGTATAAAAGTGTTGTCAATGTCTCGTTCAAAACGTTGAATTTCACCACTTTCGTTTTGAAAATACAAAACGCGAAAACCATTTTCTAGGTCAATTTCTTCAAAAGTACTTCTAGCGATGTTTTTTGACATAGATCAAAAAAAGTTTTTAATTCATTTTATTTAGAATGATTATAAATAAAATCATTCTAATTGCCTTATTTTACTGCAAATTTACACTTTTTTGTACGTTTTTTATTTAAATAACGACTAAAAAACGTGAAACGACATTAAAAGTACTTTTAGCGATACTTTTTTTTGAGTAATCTTTATATTTTTGACCGTTTTTAGGAAGTAGATTGAATGCAAACAGAAAATAAATCAACGAATTTTTACAATATAGGTGTTAGTTATGTAAAAGCAGATGCGCATACACGCGGAAAGTTTTCACTATCTAAAGAGAATCAATTAAACTTATTAGAAGAAGCTAAAGCTATAGGTTTAGGTGAAATATTTGTTTTATCTACCTGTAACAGAACTGAAATAACTGGTTTTGCTGAGCACCCTTTTCAAATCATCGGTTTGTTGTGTAAACATTCGAATGGTTCGGTAGAAGAATTCGCAAAAGTATCTTATGTAAACAAAAATCAAGAGGCTATTCAACACTTGTTTAGAATGGGAACTGGTTTAGATAGTCAGATTTTAGGTGACTATGAAATTGTAGGTCAGTTACGTCAGGCATTCAAACAAGCGAAAGAATTTGGTACTACCAATGGATATTTAGAACGTTTGCTTAATTGCGTGATGCAGGCAAGTAAACGTGTGAAAAATGAAACAAAGTTAAGCTCAGGAACAACCTCTGTTTCATATGCCGCTGTTCAATACATCATCAAAAACTTACCAGATTATAACTCAAAAAACATTTTAGTATTCGGTTTAGGAAAAATGGGTAAGCATACTTGTTTAAACCTTGCTGAGTATACTAAGAATAAATCAGTATGTTTAATTAATAGGACCGAAGAAAAGGTTGATGCATTTGTAAAAGAAAACCCTGCGATTAGAAAAGCTAAGTACGAGAACTTAAATAAAGAGATAGCCAATGCTGATGTACTAATTGTATCGACAGGAGCAGATGTACCTACAGTTGCAAAAGAACATATTTTAACCAATAAAGAGTTGTTGGTGTTAGATTTATCGATGCCAGCTAACGTATCTCATGATGTAAAGGAATTAGCCAATGTTACTTTGGTTAATGTAGATGAACTTTCAAAGATTACAGACGAGACTTTGGCAGTACGCCAACAAGAAATTCCTGTTGCTGAAGGAATTATTGAAGAACACAAAGCAGAATTCAATGAATGGTTAAACCATAGACGATTTGTACCAGCTATTAATGCATTGAAACAATCGTTACTAACTATTCAAAAAGACGAAATAAACTTTCACAAGAAGAAAATTGAAAATTTTGATGAGATGCAAGCAGAAGTTATCACATCAAGATTTATTCAAAAAATTACTACACAATTTGTTAAGCATTTAAAAGACGAAAAAACTTCAGTTTCTCAAAGTATTGAAGTTATGTCTAAAGTGTTTGGAACAACGTTACAATCTATTAATGCAAAAGATAATTAGAATAGGAACTCGTGAGAGCGAGTTGGCCTTATGGCAAGCCAATAAAGTACGTAAGGAACTTGAAGAGTTAGGCTACGCAACAGAAATCGTACCGATTAAATCTACTGGAGATATTATTTTAGATAAACCTTTATACGAATTAGGTATTACAGGAATATTTACTAAAAATTTAGACATAGCGATGTTAAATGGCGATATTGATATTGCTGTGCAC
The sequence above is a segment of the Tenacibaculum sp. 190130A14a genome. Coding sequences within it:
- a CDS encoding ACP phosphodiesterase → MNFLAHLYLSGDNKELMIGNFIADHVKGNQFSHFSENIQKGILLHRSIDTFTDAHPIVRKSKRRLHERYRHYDGVIIDIFYDHFLAKNWKNYSQIPLGVFVNSVYNLLQEHNHILPERTQEMLPYMIQYNWLYNYQFAKGIQEVLNGMNRRTEGKSQMNLATEDLLNHYGQFEQDFTTFFIELQNFCKEKIALL
- a CDS encoding aminoacyl-histidine dipeptidase, with the protein product MSSEIRNLEPKAVWNHFADLNSVPRPSKKEERVIQFMVDFGKSLDLETQVDKVGNVIIRKPATSGMEDRKTVVMQSHLDMVCQKNADTEFDFDTEGIKMFVDGDWVKAQGTTLGADNGLGVASIMAVLSSTDIAHPAIEALFTIDEETGMTGAMGLEGGLLTGEILLNLDTEEDDEIGIGCAGGVDITATRTYQEEVTSENTTAFEISVTGLNGGHSGMDIHKGLGNANKIMNRLLFDGFTNYGLRIAEINGGSLRNAIPRESFATIVIDTVSKEPFLFEINELINTIKEEFASLEENLTIEIKEVASPASIMDLGVQEGLIKAIYTALNGVYRMSPDIEDLVETSNNIARVIVKDGAIKVGCLTRSSSETNKWDLANSLRAAFELAGFNVEFSGSYPGWLPNVNSEILKVLRDLYIQMNNGEQPHVAACHAGLECGILGTNYPKMDMISFGPNIRGAHSPDERAQISSTQKFWKYLLEILKHTPSKN
- the recR gene encoding recombination mediator RecR; amino-acid sequence: MDFSSKLLENAVNEVSRLPGIGKRTALRLVLHLLKQPSENTKYLTEALSTLRNEVKSCKKCHNISDTILCEICANPNRHTEVICVVEDIRDVMAIENTAQFKGLYHVLGGKISPMEGIGPQNLQIESLVEKVRNGEVKELIFALSSTMEGDTTNFYIYKQIEKYNITTSTIARGISVGDELEYADEVTLGRSIVNRIPFENSLKS
- a CDS encoding DUF2200 domain-containing protein; the encoded protein is MKVTPEKNEKVAQMIFSSIYPLYLNRLEKNGRTKEELDQVLEWFTGFDKDTLQGLIDEQVTFGTFFKRANIHANAHLIKGVVCGYRIEEIADEFEVYKQCRQMEKLIDELARGRKMEKILRQEKK
- a CDS encoding universal stress protein, whose amino-acid sequence is MKHILIPTDFSENAWAATKYILNLFTNETCTFHLLHSAPVTSSRISSFSNKLSRVMQENALKDLKHLQERIEKTHPNPKHSFKSSTSTHDIEQAVSIAVENHQIDLVVMGTKGATGAKEIFLGSNTVEIISKLSKCPVLAIPNDLKYTTPKNIGFSSGLKRLYNSSELNEIKDLANLHKSNIHVLHIQTAPNLNESQKENLEALKGHLKDMDHAYVEIPQYTNKTDEIINFIKNEEVDILTMIKYKHGFFEKLFREPVIANLGHQLTIPFMVIPATA
- the hpf gene encoding ribosome hibernation-promoting factor, HPF/YfiA family, with the protein product MEVHIEFVKMPVSENLQDYIEKKLHKLYKKYDWLIKAQVFIKYENTPTAKGKICEIILSQSGPQIFASSNEENYQVAVKHTVNDLEKQLSKRKQIMMSHL
- a CDS encoding lipocalin family protein; translation: MKKLLSVAFVAMSFFACTDSDDSLDPFVGNWYYFSDNGVEVDECKKKSTVIILENGKYTFTGYEMVDKQCILDNTANGNWANKGNGNYGLTNEGSTEERVNKVTFSDNGNTFTFTEVIDQVTETTVYKRKQ
- a CDS encoding CopD family protein encodes the protein MDFLYVKALHIIFVVTWFAGLFYMVRLFIYHVEADKKEQPAKEILQTQYQLMQKRLWYIITWPSAILASFFAFWMLYKHPVYLEEGWMLVKLSFVLVLYVYHGFCQVIYNQLQRNEIKYTSFKLRLWNEVATILLFSIVFLVVLKDTINWIWGVVGILLVSILLMLAVRFYKKIRAKKSWDKFEEELLDDEKK
- the hemH gene encoding ferrochelatase, which gives rise to MKGVLLVNLGSPDSTDPKDVKKYLDQFLMDERVIDVPYWLRAFIVRGIILNTRPKKSAEAYQKIWWKEGSPLIVLSERLQNKVQAKTELPVALAMRYGNPSLQSGLQELYDKGVKDVLLVPLYPQFAMATTETILVLAEELRKKHFSDMKITDVPAFYNQPEYIKALSNSIKDYLKDKDYDHLLFSYHGVPERHIRKSDITKSHCNPEAGNLACCNTPSDAHKFCYRHQCYQTTKNVMAELGLDENKVSTSFQSRLGVDPWLQPYTDRTIVNKAEKDGIKKLAIVTPAFVSDCLETLEEIAMEGKHEFLEAGGDEFYTVPCINDNDEWVDVLAKWINEFDNN